A single genomic interval of Stieleria maiorica harbors:
- a CDS encoding cytochrome c biogenesis protein CcsA, which produces MLGILHQISITCFFTSYLVALLLELTRLVGQFRFRMAAVLAMMGVGLFTHISYLFLRAVDLPDDDGRGLLSSWAEWSLLLALGLAICFLIAYVRRSDTIISFFFLPLILLTIGLGIWIGGWERFSRTETANAWRSIHGLAMMIGTGAVLVGFLAGVMYLVQSWRLKHKRAGMRGFRLPTLETLDWANRRTLVISTAAVGIGVVAGAIMNLNQNEHFEWSDGGILLSLVLFLWLVAATAIEFLYSPASRGRKAFYMTLASLGFLVLALVGVIFSSHGVG; this is translated from the coding sequence GTGTTGGGAATCCTTCACCAGATTTCTATCACCTGTTTTTTCACCAGTTATCTGGTGGCGTTGCTGCTGGAGCTGACGCGGCTAGTCGGCCAATTCCGGTTTCGGATGGCGGCGGTGCTGGCGATGATGGGCGTGGGGCTGTTCACCCACATCAGCTACCTGTTTTTACGGGCCGTGGATCTGCCCGACGATGACGGCCGGGGGCTGTTGTCCAGCTGGGCCGAGTGGTCGCTGTTGTTGGCGCTGGGGCTGGCGATCTGTTTTTTGATCGCCTACGTCCGCCGCAGCGACACGATCATCAGTTTCTTTTTTCTGCCGCTGATCTTGCTGACCATCGGGCTAGGAATTTGGATCGGCGGTTGGGAGCGGTTTTCACGCACCGAAACGGCCAACGCGTGGCGATCGATTCATGGGTTGGCGATGATGATCGGGACCGGCGCGGTGTTGGTCGGTTTTCTGGCCGGGGTGATGTACCTGGTGCAATCCTGGCGTCTGAAGCACAAGCGGGCCGGGATGCGGGGGTTCCGTCTGCCGACGCTGGAGACGCTCGACTGGGCCAACCGACGGACGCTGGTGATCAGCACCGCCGCAGTGGGGATCGGGGTGGTTGCCGGTGCGATCATGAATTTGAATCAAAACGAGCACTTCGAATGGTCCGACGGCGGAATCCTGTTGTCGCTGGTTCTGTTCCTGTGGCTGGTGGCGGCCACGGCGATCGAGTTTCTGTACTCGCCGGCCAGCCGGGGGCGAAAGGCGTTCTACATGACGTTGGCCAGCCTGGGCTTTCTGGTCCTGGCGCTCGTCGGCGTCATCTTCAGTTCACACGGGGTGGGCTGA
- the hemA gene encoding glutamyl-tRNA reductase, with protein sequence MKLQMIGCSHHDSAVEFRERVAFSGDQIDTALDEFRRRFPKGELVLLSTCNRTELYTTTDEEFSLDRDAVIRFLAEQHQLPADEVVEQMIYRSGHDAVEHLFTVASSLDSMVIGESQILSQVKQAYDLACQSGSAGPLTHAVFQAANHAAKRVQTETEIHRRRVSVPSVAVGEVVPEVFDSLVGKRVLICGAGEMGEETLRYLIQAGANDIVVLNRSLERAKGLADAFSIRYAPWESLLDQVVQADLMVGTTAATEPILTYEQYAKLRSQRRDRVLLVLDLAVPRDFDARLDDFPNLYLYQIDDLQAACQRNRHEREKEWPKAQRIITEETQRLLTDLNHRATGPVIKRLRQHAQQIKQDELERLLPKLRALGGEPAMQKEIEKSLDRLINKLLHPPLSSLKEDAAEGHQKGLVKALRELFRLGD encoded by the coding sequence ATGAAACTGCAAATGATCGGCTGCAGTCACCACGACTCGGCCGTTGAATTCCGTGAACGGGTTGCGTTTTCGGGCGACCAAATCGATACGGCCTTGGACGAGTTCCGCCGGCGGTTTCCCAAAGGCGAATTGGTGCTGCTGAGCACGTGTAATCGGACCGAGCTGTACACGACGACCGACGAAGAGTTCTCGCTCGATCGCGACGCCGTGATCCGGTTTCTGGCCGAACAACATCAGCTGCCGGCCGATGAAGTCGTCGAGCAGATGATCTATCGCAGCGGACATGATGCGGTCGAACACCTGTTCACGGTCGCATCGAGTCTGGACAGCATGGTGATCGGCGAATCCCAAATCCTCTCACAGGTCAAACAGGCCTACGATTTGGCCTGTCAATCGGGATCGGCCGGTCCGCTGACGCACGCCGTCTTTCAAGCCGCCAATCATGCGGCCAAGCGGGTGCAAACGGAGACGGAGATTCATCGCCGACGGGTCAGCGTGCCCAGCGTGGCGGTGGGCGAAGTCGTTCCGGAAGTGTTCGATTCGTTGGTCGGCAAACGGGTGTTGATCTGCGGTGCCGGGGAGATGGGCGAAGAAACGCTTCGTTATCTGATCCAAGCCGGGGCGAACGACATCGTGGTTTTGAACCGATCGCTGGAGCGAGCCAAGGGCCTGGCCGATGCGTTTTCGATCCGATACGCCCCTTGGGAGAGTTTGTTGGATCAGGTCGTTCAAGCGGACTTGATGGTCGGCACGACGGCGGCGACCGAACCGATTTTGACCTACGAGCAATACGCCAAACTGCGATCGCAGCGACGCGACCGAGTGCTGTTGGTGTTGGACCTGGCCGTGCCGCGTGACTTCGACGCCCGGCTGGACGATTTTCCCAACCTGTACCTTTACCAGATCGACGACTTGCAGGCGGCGTGCCAGCGAAATCGGCACGAGCGGGAGAAGGAGTGGCCCAAAGCGCAGCGGATCATCACGGAGGAAACGCAGCGTTTATTGACCGATTTGAATCATCGCGCGACTGGTCCGGTGATCAAACGTTTGCGGCAGCACGCGCAGCAGATCAAACAGGACGAACTGGAGCGGTTGCTGCCCAAGTTACGCGCCTTGGGCGGTGAACCGGCAATGCAAAAAGAGATCGAGAAATCGCTTGACCGGTTGATCAACAAGTTGTTGCACCCGCCGCTATCGTCATTGAAAGAGGACGCGGCCGAGGGGCATCAAAAGGGGCTGGTCAAGGCGTTGCGGGAGCTATTCCGGCTGGGGGATTGA